From Scomber scombrus chromosome 9, fScoSco1.1, whole genome shotgun sequence, one genomic window encodes:
- the clint1a gene encoding clathrin interactor 1a isoform X2, which produces MLNMWKVRELVDKATNVVMNYSEVESKVREATNDDPWGPSGQLMSEISRATFMYEQFPEVMNMLWIRMLRDNKKNWRRVYKSLLLLAHLIRNGSERVVTSAREHLYDLRSLESYHFVDENGKDQGVNVRQKVKEMVEFVQDDDRLREERKKAKKTKDKYIGVSSDSMGYRSYTGDKFDSSDSRGKWDDDWEKNKGQFPFSEKLGEISDKIGSTIDDTINRFRKKDRDDSPDRFSDNEEDRGRSSHNGQPGKEFKDEEETVTTKSVQIVQATETTATRKRGVPSRKVDLGAAAQYTGDNSPNTTTKQPQSAAPQPSSAGLADLFMVDTTPSQPAASDLMSGFADFSSSAASSSLSSGSVPASSSNGDFGEWNAFPGGQMPASVDTGGDDLFGTMTAGPGAAAAPALTPAPMSATGSGPASADLFDLMGPTQSLTSSQSLNFSMSSTQSMSTTVLPQSRSQPLQNMGGPLQPQSAQSLQPVQQGAGSPGAGAKASLPSTWSDHSVDISLDFLGPGMQAPKASQPTLNTLQHGNQAPANMLSQGFSSMSLGTTTVRPPVNPMMHPGPNMGIGMGMGMGMAPNQGMMGMGMNMGMPQGSMTMGMPGAMGMGMGMGMGMNPAMVQQPKHDAFADFGNFGK; this is translated from the exons ATGCTGAACATGTGGAAGGTTAGGGAGTTGGTTGACAAAGC AACCAACGTGGTGATGAACTACTCAGAGGTGGAGTCTAAAGTCAGAGAGGCCACCAATGACGACCCCTGGGGACCATCAGGACAGCTGATGAGTGAAATTTCAAG AGCCACCTTCATGTACGAGCAGTTCCCAGAGGTAATGAACATGTTGTGGATCCGCATGCTGAGGGACAACAAAAAGAACTGGAGAAGGGTCTACAAG TCCCTGCTACTGCTGGCCCATCTAATCAGGAACGGATCAGAGAGGGTTGTTACCAGTGCCAGAGAACATCTCTATGACCTGAGATCCTTAGAAAGCTACCACTTTGTAG ATGAGAACGGGAAGGACCAAGGAGTGAATGTGCGTCAGAAGGTGAAGGAGATGGTGGAGTTTGTCCAGGATGATGACAGActgagggaagaaaggaaaaaggccaaaaaaacCAAAGATAAATACATTGGAGTATCCTCTGACAGCATGGGATACAGAAGTTACA CTGGGGACAAGTTTGACTCCAGCGACAGCAGAGGAAAGTGGGATGATGACTGGGAAAAGAATAAAGGGCAGTTCCCCTTCAGCGAAAAATTGGGAGAGATCAGCGACAAAATCGGCAGCACCATTGACGATACAATCAACAGGTTTAGGAAGAAGGATAGAGACGACTCACCAGACCGATTTAG TGACAATGAGGAGGACCGGGGTCGCTCGTCTCACAATGGCCAGCCAGGTAAAGAGTtcaaagatgaagaggagactGTTACCACCAAGAGTGTACAAATAGTCCAAGCAACAGAGACTACAGCAACGCGAAAGAGAGGTGTGCCATCTAGGAAAGTGGACCTGGGGGCTGCAGCCCAGTACACAGGAGACAACAGCCCAAACACCACCACCAAACAG CCCCAGTCAGCAGCCCCTCAGCCCTCCAGCGCCGGCCTAGCTGACCTATTCATGGTGGACACAACACCTAGCCAGCCTGCTGCTTCAG ACCTGATGTCTGGATTTGCTGATTTCTCCTCATCTGCCGCTTCTTCCAGCCTCTCCTCGGGATCTG TGCCAGCCTCGAGCAGCAATGGAGACTTTGGTGAGTGGAATGCCTTCCCTGGAGGTCAGATGCCAGCATCTGTCGACACCGGTGGAGATGACCTTTTTGGAACCATGACAGCAGGTCCTGGCGCTGCTGCTGCCCCTGCCCTCACCCCTGCCCCAATGTCAGCTACAGGCTCAGGTCCTGCCTCAGCAGACCTGTTTGACTTGATGGGGCCAACCCAGTCCCTCACCTCTTCCCAGAGCCTCAACTTTAGCATGAGCAGCACACAGAGCATGAGCACCACAGTCCTGCCCCAGTCTAGGTCACAG CCCCTCCAGAACATGGGGGGTCCTCTACAACCACAGTCTGCGCAATCGCTCCAGCCTGTGCAGCAGGGAGCAGGTTCTCCGGGTGCCGGAGCCAAAGCGTCCCTCCCTTCCACCTGGTCGGACCACTCTGTTGACATCAGCCTGGACTTCCTGGGCCCAGGCATGCAGGCCCCAAAGGCTAGCCAGCCCACCCTCAACACCCTCCAACATG gCAACCAAGCACCAGCCAACATGCTCTCCCAGGGATTTTCCAGTATGAGCCTTGGAACTACAACAGTCAGACCGCCCGTAAATCCTATGATGCACCCTGGTCCTAACATGGGAATAGGAATGGGCATGGGGATGGGGATGGCCCCCAACCAGGGCATGATGGGGATGGGCATGAACATGGGGATGCCACAGGGAAGTATGACCATGGGGATGCCTGGTGCTAtgggaatgggaatgggaatgggaatgGGGATGAACCCTGCAATGGTCCAACAGCCCAAACATGATGCCTTCGCTGATTTCGGCAACTTTGGGAAGTGA
- the clint1a gene encoding clathrin interactor 1a isoform X3: MLNMWKVRELVDKATNVVMNYSEVESKVREATNDDPWGPSGQLMSEISRATFMYEQFPEVMNMLWIRMLRDNKKNWRRVYKSLLLLAHLIRNGSERVVTSAREHLYDLRSLESYHFVDENGKDQGVNVRQKVKEMVEFVQDDDRLREERKKAKKTKDKYIGVSSDSMGYRSYTGDKFDSSDSRGKWDDDWEKNKGQFPFSEKLGEISDKIGSTIDDTINRFRKKDRDDSPDRFSDNEEDRGRSSHNGQPGKEFKDEEETVTTKSVQIVQATETTATRKRGVPSRKVDLGAAAQYTGDNSPNTTTKQPQSAAPQPSSAGLADLFMVDTTPSQPAASDLMSGFADFSSSAASSSLSSGSAVPASSSNGDFGEWNAFPGGQMPASVDTGGDDLFGTMTAGPGAAAAPALTPAPMSATGSGPASADLFDLMGPTQSLTSSQSLNFSMSSTQSMSTTVLPQSRSQNMGGPLQPQSAQSLQPVQQGAGSPGAGAKASLPSTWSDHSVDISLDFLGPGMQAPKASQPTLNTLQHGNQAPANMLSQGFSSMSLGTTTVRPPVNPMMHPGPNMGIGMGMGMGMAPNQGMMGMGMNMGMPQGSMTMGMPGAMGMGMGMGMGMNPAMVQQPKHDAFADFGNFGK, encoded by the exons ATGCTGAACATGTGGAAGGTTAGGGAGTTGGTTGACAAAGC AACCAACGTGGTGATGAACTACTCAGAGGTGGAGTCTAAAGTCAGAGAGGCCACCAATGACGACCCCTGGGGACCATCAGGACAGCTGATGAGTGAAATTTCAAG AGCCACCTTCATGTACGAGCAGTTCCCAGAGGTAATGAACATGTTGTGGATCCGCATGCTGAGGGACAACAAAAAGAACTGGAGAAGGGTCTACAAG TCCCTGCTACTGCTGGCCCATCTAATCAGGAACGGATCAGAGAGGGTTGTTACCAGTGCCAGAGAACATCTCTATGACCTGAGATCCTTAGAAAGCTACCACTTTGTAG ATGAGAACGGGAAGGACCAAGGAGTGAATGTGCGTCAGAAGGTGAAGGAGATGGTGGAGTTTGTCCAGGATGATGACAGActgagggaagaaaggaaaaaggccaaaaaaacCAAAGATAAATACATTGGAGTATCCTCTGACAGCATGGGATACAGAAGTTACA CTGGGGACAAGTTTGACTCCAGCGACAGCAGAGGAAAGTGGGATGATGACTGGGAAAAGAATAAAGGGCAGTTCCCCTTCAGCGAAAAATTGGGAGAGATCAGCGACAAAATCGGCAGCACCATTGACGATACAATCAACAGGTTTAGGAAGAAGGATAGAGACGACTCACCAGACCGATTTAG TGACAATGAGGAGGACCGGGGTCGCTCGTCTCACAATGGCCAGCCAGGTAAAGAGTtcaaagatgaagaggagactGTTACCACCAAGAGTGTACAAATAGTCCAAGCAACAGAGACTACAGCAACGCGAAAGAGAGGTGTGCCATCTAGGAAAGTGGACCTGGGGGCTGCAGCCCAGTACACAGGAGACAACAGCCCAAACACCACCACCAAACAG CCCCAGTCAGCAGCCCCTCAGCCCTCCAGCGCCGGCCTAGCTGACCTATTCATGGTGGACACAACACCTAGCCAGCCTGCTGCTTCAG ACCTGATGTCTGGATTTGCTGATTTCTCCTCATCTGCCGCTTCTTCCAGCCTCTCCTCGGGATCTG CAGTGCCAGCCTCGAGCAGCAATGGAGACTTTGGTGAGTGGAATGCCTTCCCTGGAGGTCAGATGCCAGCATCTGTCGACACCGGTGGAGATGACCTTTTTGGAACCATGACAGCAGGTCCTGGCGCTGCTGCTGCCCCTGCCCTCACCCCTGCCCCAATGTCAGCTACAGGCTCAGGTCCTGCCTCAGCAGACCTGTTTGACTTGATGGGGCCAACCCAGTCCCTCACCTCTTCCCAGAGCCTCAACTTTAGCATGAGCAGCACACAGAGCATGAGCACCACAGTCCTGCCCCAGTCTAGGTCACAG AACATGGGGGGTCCTCTACAACCACAGTCTGCGCAATCGCTCCAGCCTGTGCAGCAGGGAGCAGGTTCTCCGGGTGCCGGAGCCAAAGCGTCCCTCCCTTCCACCTGGTCGGACCACTCTGTTGACATCAGCCTGGACTTCCTGGGCCCAGGCATGCAGGCCCCAAAGGCTAGCCAGCCCACCCTCAACACCCTCCAACATG gCAACCAAGCACCAGCCAACATGCTCTCCCAGGGATTTTCCAGTATGAGCCTTGGAACTACAACAGTCAGACCGCCCGTAAATCCTATGATGCACCCTGGTCCTAACATGGGAATAGGAATGGGCATGGGGATGGGGATGGCCCCCAACCAGGGCATGATGGGGATGGGCATGAACATGGGGATGCCACAGGGAAGTATGACCATGGGGATGCCTGGTGCTAtgggaatgggaatgggaatgggaatgGGGATGAACCCTGCAATGGTCCAACAGCCCAAACATGATGCCTTCGCTGATTTCGGCAACTTTGGGAAGTGA
- the clint1a gene encoding clathrin interactor 1a isoform X1, with protein MLNMWKVRELVDKATNVVMNYSEVESKVREATNDDPWGPSGQLMSEISRATFMYEQFPEVMNMLWIRMLRDNKKNWRRVYKSLLLLAHLIRNGSERVVTSAREHLYDLRSLESYHFVDENGKDQGVNVRQKVKEMVEFVQDDDRLREERKKAKKTKDKYIGVSSDSMGYRSYTGDKFDSSDSRGKWDDDWEKNKGQFPFSEKLGEISDKIGSTIDDTINRFRKKDRDDSPDRFSDNEEDRGRSSHNGQPGKEFKDEEETVTTKSVQIVQATETTATRKRGVPSRKVDLGAAAQYTGDNSPNTTTKQPQSAAPQPSSAGLADLFMVDTTPSQPAASDLMSGFADFSSSAASSSLSSGSAVPASSSNGDFGEWNAFPGGQMPASVDTGGDDLFGTMTAGPGAAAAPALTPAPMSATGSGPASADLFDLMGPTQSLTSSQSLNFSMSSTQSMSTTVLPQSRSQPLQNMGGPLQPQSAQSLQPVQQGAGSPGAGAKASLPSTWSDHSVDISLDFLGPGMQAPKASQPTLNTLQHGNQAPANMLSQGFSSMSLGTTTVRPPVNPMMHPGPNMGIGMGMGMGMAPNQGMMGMGMNMGMPQGSMTMGMPGAMGMGMGMGMGMNPAMVQQPKHDAFADFGNFGK; from the exons ATGCTGAACATGTGGAAGGTTAGGGAGTTGGTTGACAAAGC AACCAACGTGGTGATGAACTACTCAGAGGTGGAGTCTAAAGTCAGAGAGGCCACCAATGACGACCCCTGGGGACCATCAGGACAGCTGATGAGTGAAATTTCAAG AGCCACCTTCATGTACGAGCAGTTCCCAGAGGTAATGAACATGTTGTGGATCCGCATGCTGAGGGACAACAAAAAGAACTGGAGAAGGGTCTACAAG TCCCTGCTACTGCTGGCCCATCTAATCAGGAACGGATCAGAGAGGGTTGTTACCAGTGCCAGAGAACATCTCTATGACCTGAGATCCTTAGAAAGCTACCACTTTGTAG ATGAGAACGGGAAGGACCAAGGAGTGAATGTGCGTCAGAAGGTGAAGGAGATGGTGGAGTTTGTCCAGGATGATGACAGActgagggaagaaaggaaaaaggccaaaaaaacCAAAGATAAATACATTGGAGTATCCTCTGACAGCATGGGATACAGAAGTTACA CTGGGGACAAGTTTGACTCCAGCGACAGCAGAGGAAAGTGGGATGATGACTGGGAAAAGAATAAAGGGCAGTTCCCCTTCAGCGAAAAATTGGGAGAGATCAGCGACAAAATCGGCAGCACCATTGACGATACAATCAACAGGTTTAGGAAGAAGGATAGAGACGACTCACCAGACCGATTTAG TGACAATGAGGAGGACCGGGGTCGCTCGTCTCACAATGGCCAGCCAGGTAAAGAGTtcaaagatgaagaggagactGTTACCACCAAGAGTGTACAAATAGTCCAAGCAACAGAGACTACAGCAACGCGAAAGAGAGGTGTGCCATCTAGGAAAGTGGACCTGGGGGCTGCAGCCCAGTACACAGGAGACAACAGCCCAAACACCACCACCAAACAG CCCCAGTCAGCAGCCCCTCAGCCCTCCAGCGCCGGCCTAGCTGACCTATTCATGGTGGACACAACACCTAGCCAGCCTGCTGCTTCAG ACCTGATGTCTGGATTTGCTGATTTCTCCTCATCTGCCGCTTCTTCCAGCCTCTCCTCGGGATCTG CAGTGCCAGCCTCGAGCAGCAATGGAGACTTTGGTGAGTGGAATGCCTTCCCTGGAGGTCAGATGCCAGCATCTGTCGACACCGGTGGAGATGACCTTTTTGGAACCATGACAGCAGGTCCTGGCGCTGCTGCTGCCCCTGCCCTCACCCCTGCCCCAATGTCAGCTACAGGCTCAGGTCCTGCCTCAGCAGACCTGTTTGACTTGATGGGGCCAACCCAGTCCCTCACCTCTTCCCAGAGCCTCAACTTTAGCATGAGCAGCACACAGAGCATGAGCACCACAGTCCTGCCCCAGTCTAGGTCACAG CCCCTCCAGAACATGGGGGGTCCTCTACAACCACAGTCTGCGCAATCGCTCCAGCCTGTGCAGCAGGGAGCAGGTTCTCCGGGTGCCGGAGCCAAAGCGTCCCTCCCTTCCACCTGGTCGGACCACTCTGTTGACATCAGCCTGGACTTCCTGGGCCCAGGCATGCAGGCCCCAAAGGCTAGCCAGCCCACCCTCAACACCCTCCAACATG gCAACCAAGCACCAGCCAACATGCTCTCCCAGGGATTTTCCAGTATGAGCCTTGGAACTACAACAGTCAGACCGCCCGTAAATCCTATGATGCACCCTGGTCCTAACATGGGAATAGGAATGGGCATGGGGATGGGGATGGCCCCCAACCAGGGCATGATGGGGATGGGCATGAACATGGGGATGCCACAGGGAAGTATGACCATGGGGATGCCTGGTGCTAtgggaatgggaatgggaatgggaatgGGGATGAACCCTGCAATGGTCCAACAGCCCAAACATGATGCCTTCGCTGATTTCGGCAACTTTGGGAAGTGA